Proteins encoded by one window of Sorex araneus isolate mSorAra2 chromosome 3, mSorAra2.pri, whole genome shotgun sequence:
- the LOC101553375 gene encoding small proline-rich protein 2E-like: MSYQEQQSKQPCQPPLACPTQCPEPCPPPKCPEPCPPPKCHEPCPPPKSSEPCPPQQCQQKCPPVQPPPLCQQKCPPKSN; the protein is encoded by the coding sequence ATGTCTTATCAAGAGCAGCAGAGCAAGCAGCCTTGCCAGCCTCCTCTGGCATGCCCAACACAGTGCCCTGAACCATGTCCACCTCCaaagtgccctgagccctgcccaccACCTAAATGCCATGAACCTTGTCCACCACCGAAAAGCTCTGAGCCCTGCCCACCTCAACAGTGCCAGCAGAAGTGCCCTCCTGTGCAGCCTCCTCCACTGTGCCAGCAGAAGTGCCCACCCAAGAGCAATTAA